A single Rhopalosiphum padi isolate XX-2018 chromosome 4, ASM2088224v1, whole genome shotgun sequence DNA region contains:
- the LOC132928930 gene encoding uncharacterized protein LOC132928930 translates to MFNTYVDDICVGGDTIDEVIALQTDLINVLQRAGMSLKKWSSNTVAVLDRVLPEDRAGGMLSFDDDTRSGSKVLGLQWSQRDDTFLYIVQPERLVSTKRGMLSLIARIFDPLGLLAPVIFFAKQLMQRVWQLGISWDDPLPPEIVDVWNRFVTDLPVLQQVTIPRFIGTQLGVQGVLCGFCDASEKGYSAVVYLRLSNQSGPPLVSLLGAKTKTAPLKASTIPRLELCAAVLLARWMVRIKTALNNKVKIVNLYAWSDSTTVLSWLKVPHEKFKVFVSNRIHKVTTLLPDCHWDYISSLNNPADCASRGIFPTDLVHHKLYWYGPEILYRDVLDGPALSQDINLNNLPELKTVSPATLVTKTSDPPEPEWYSRFSSYPRMIRVVAYVYRFIQICKRRQIILAPFLTRVELDHAAVVIAKCSQRVTLGKLLHDLLHNRPISVGPVARLRPFIDQRGLICVGGRLSNADVPETQKHPILLGKTSHLSILLIRHWHEVTGHGGPRILTSLINQSYWILSLNTLIRSVLCKCVTCVRLASVNPQPIMSDLPTSRVSECHPFSRVGIDFAGPIVMTEHRLRKARQFKVYIAVFVCFTVKAVHLEYVSDLSTDAFLASLQRFVARRGLPTDIYTDCGTNFVGASNQLRTLVNNSGFKDHLISHFHCTWHFNPPGAPHFGGLWEAAVRSAKRLMTRIMGEHTFSVEELSTMLCRIEAILNSRPLVQLSSDPTEYDCLTPGHFLIGRPLLSIPEVNIVDTALPLAQRWKLINQCAQSFWHRWRNEYLNTLQMRNRWTTDVPNISINDMVIVKEPNVPPLRWLLLLHETYLTRIHVTVGLLATSAISYTFKMNDFHGFYFAPPF, encoded by the exons ATGTTCAACACTTATGTAGATGATATCTGCGTTGGGGGAGACACAATAGACGAAGTAATCGCACTCCAAACCGATTTAATTAACGTACTACAAAGGGCAGGAATGAGCTTAAAAAAGTGGTCAAGCAATACCGTCGCGGTGTTAGATAGGGTACTCCCTGAAGATAGGGCCGGCGGGATGTTGTCTTTTGACGATGACACTCGGAGCGGTTCCAAGGTACTAGGGCTTCAGTGGTCACAACGCGatgacacatttttatatattgttcaaCCTGAACGTTTAGTTTCAACTAAGCGGGGTATGCTGTCGCTAATTGCCCGCATATTCGACCCGCTTGGTCTATTAGCGCCCGTGATATTTTTTGCAAAACAATTAATGCAACGAGTATGGCAACTTGGTATTTCATGGGATGACCCGTTGCCCCCTGAAATAGTCGACGTGTGGAATAGGTTCGTTACAGATCTCCCCGTGTTACAACAAGTAACTATTCCCCGTTTCATTGGTACTCAGCTTGGCGTACAAGGTGTTCTATGTGGTTTCTGTGACGCGTCCGAGAAGGGCTATTCTGCGGTCGTTTATTTAAGGTTATCTAACCAATCCGGACCACCATTAGTGTCATTGTTAGGTGCTAAAACCAAAACAGCTCCCCTCAAGGCGTCGACAATTCCACGGTTGGAACTATGTGCGGCGGTCTTACTCGCTCGGTGGATGGTTCGAATTAAGACCGCGTTAAACAACAAAGTTAAAATAGTTAACTTATATGCATGGTCAGACTCGACTACTGTACTTAGTTGGCTGAAGGTACCACATGAAAAATTTAAGGTTTTTGTTTCAAACCGTATACACAAAGTGACAACGTTACTACCCGACTGTCACTGGGATTATATATCGTCGCTTAATAACCCGGCAGATTGCGCGTCGCGAGGCATTTTCCCTACGGACTTAGtccatcataaattatattggtaTGGGCCCGAAATTCTATATCGTGATGTGCTCGATGGGCCGGCGTTAAGTCAGGACATCAATCTCAACAATTTACCGGAATTAAAAACCGTGTCGCCAGCGACGTTAGTGACTAAGACAAGTGATCCCCCCGAACCGGAATGGTACTCACGTTTTTCCTCATATCCTCGTATGATACGTGTTGTAGCTTATGTGTACcgttttattcaaatttgtaaGCGTCGTCAGATAATCTTAGCTCCATTTTTAACTCGCGTCGAATTGGACCACGCCGCCGTGGTCATCGCTAAATGCTCACAACGCGTTACGTTAGGTAAACTACTTCACGACCTGTTACACAACCGTCCGATTAGCGTTGGACCTGTAGCTCGTCTCCGCCCGTTCATAGACCAACGCGGTCTCATTTGTGTTGGCGGCCGCCTGTCAAATGCAGATGTGCCGGAGACACAAAAACACCCAATCTTACTAGGCAAGACGTCGCATTTATCCATTTTATTGATTCGTCATTGGCACGAAGTTACCGGTCACGGTGGACCGAGAATATTAACATCTCTTATTAACCAGTCCTACTGGATTCTATCACTTAATACGCTTATTAGGTCTGTCCTTTGTAAATGTGTCACTTGCGTCCGCCTAGCGTCAGTTAATCCGCAACCCATCATGTCTGACTTACCTACGTCTCGGGTGTCCGAATGTCATCCGTTTTCGCGTGTCGGAATTGACTTCGCCGGTCCTATTGTAATGACTGAACACCGTTTACGCAAGGCCCGTCAGTTCAAGGTATATATTGCCGTATTTGTATGCTTCACGGTAAAGGCTGTACACCTTGAATATGTGTCTGATTTGTCGACGGATGCGTTCTTAGCATCGTTACAACGATTCGTCGCACGTCGCGGACTCCCTACGGACATTTACACCGATTGTGGTACAAACTTTGTCGGGGCATCAAATCAACTACGTACGCTTGTCAATAATTCCGGTTTTAAGGACCATCTCATTTCCCATTTCCACTGCACTTGGCATTTTAATCCCCCCGGTGCACCCCATTTCGGAGGGTTATGGGAAGCGGCTGTGCGTTCGGCAAAACGTTTAATGACACGCATTATGGGAGAACATACTTTCTCCGTTGAGGAATTGAGCACAATGTTGTGCCGCATAGAGGCTATTTTAAACTCTCGCCCTTTGGTTCAACTTTCGTCCGACCCGACGGAATACGATTGTCTTACCCCAGGGCATTTTTTAATAGGCCGCCCGCTACTCTCGATCCCTGAAGTGAATATAGTTGATACGGCGCTCCCTTTAGCTCAACGCTGGAAATTGATAAATCAATGCGCACAGTCTTTCTGGCACCGCTGGcgcaatgaatatttaaatactctCCAAATGCGGAATCGTTGGACGACCGATGTGCCCAACATTTCTATCAACGATATGGTTATTGTTAAAGAACCTAACGTTCCCCCGTTACGATGGC TTTTACTTTTACATGAAACATATCTTACTCGAATTCATGTAACGGTCGGCCTGCTGGCCACCTCTGCTATAAGTTATACGTTCAAAATGAATGATTTCCACGGATTTTATTTTGCTCCACCGTTCTAA
- the LOC132928931 gene encoding uncharacterized protein LOC132928931, producing MDVQEIARINRVLKRATMRRDECIRRINAMHELAVQCETELSLITQLSFLVDEVDVIWSEFTAESNTVIDCLIDLGRESEYSIGQVADLRNLISISRATVNRHTQSDQINVSVRRESLISVPEPVSVHNLNINDDRESQVGSVKSGAARSSTAFGVNVPGGSVRSGHTITRTTSHVKPARLPEIPLPTFNGDIFKWLMFRDRFMSMVDQHSTIADIDKFYYLTGCLRDRALEAIAGIPVSGDNYSLAWATLTARFDKPRLVASSLLDKLLTAPKSSNENLTELNKFLLVFDEGVSVLDSMNLPNLGDFILFSVASRCLPSYTVKLFEAQLSNSFPTVRELLTFVKSRVNVLECIPNDAVHKIVKQPLQKSSHTSKGYTSAPSNYKRQQPTSLVSSTVSSKSKGPCPICKGSHAISSCQKFTGWSAGTRETWVRENRRCFRCLRAGHWAPECKSPVQCDKCSYKHHPLLHSRDRNNGSTSDNQVPCDEPPSQSSLLGSDCQQSSSVILGTVLVHIRDCGGVLHTVRALVDSASQISAITADCSAQLGLKVTRWTAPVSGLSGASVPNVKGLVTCDIQPRFSNEPFINFTAWVFPTITVNMPSQSISNQVADKYKNLALADPSFTIPSKVDLLLGADIFARILNGKRVSVGDSYPVAFGSIFGWIIIGPVPSSNSYVSTSHHISLVSSIESLMDKFWQVEEPETAPETFTCDGKCEEMFRDKCSRDESGRFVVPLLFRQTVADNTFSGSRAVAVKRFESLERKLTSDSRLREAYCKFMAEYLSLGHMSPASSTGSYFIPHHAVFKSSDPQDKIRVVFDASAQSFSSTSLNQCLFAGPKLQQDVIDVLMRFRLPRYAFTADINKIYTGASKNCRVRLCGRSRCP from the exons ATGGACGTACAAGAGATAGCACGTATTAATCGCGTATTGAAAAGAGCGACTATGAGACGCGATGAATGTATTAGGCGTATTAACGCAATGCACGAGCTCGCGGTGCAATGTGAAACTGAGTTAAGTTTGATCACTCAGCTATCGTTTCTTGTCGACGAAGTCGACGTTATATGGTCAGAATTTACGGCTGAGAGTAATACAGTGATTGATTGCTTAATAGATTTAGGTAGAGAATCAGAGTATTCCATTGGTCAGGTCGCGGATCTTCGCAACTTGATTTCTATTTCCCGTGCAACGGTCAATCGTCACACTCAAAGTGATCAAATTAACGTGTCTGTCCGTAGAGAATCCCTAATATCTGTTCCGGAGCCGGTATCGgtgcataatttaaatataaacgacGACAGGGAAAGTCAGGTAGGTTCGGTTAAGAGCGGGGCGGCGCGTAGCTCTACAGCATTTGGTGTAAATGTCCCGGGAGGTAGCGTCCGCAGCGGACATACAATTACGCGTACTACATCTCACGTAAAACCGGCCCGGTTGCCGGAGATACCACTACCCACATTTAATGGTGATATTTTTAAGTGGCTTATGTTCCGAGATCGTTTCATGTCCATGGTTGATCAACATTCTACCATCGCGGACAtcgacaaattttattatttaacgggTTGCTTGCGAGATAGGGCGTTAGAGGCAATCGCTGGCATACCGGTAAGTGGCGACAATTATTCACTCGCTTGGGCCACGTTAACAGCGCGCTTTGACAAGCCGCGCTTAGTTGCGTCTTCATTGTTAGACAAATTATTAACAGCACCGAAATCGTCGAACGAAAATCTAACAgaactgaataaatttttattggtttttgatGAGGGGGTCTCCGTACTAGATTCAATGAACCTCCCGAATCttggtgattttattttattttcggtcGCGTCGCGTTGCTTGCCGTCGTATACGGTTAAGCTTTTTGAAGCGCAATTGTCAAATAGCTTTCCAACGGTTAGGGAACTTTTGACGTTCGTAAAATCACGTGTTAACGTTCTAGAATGCATACCGAATGATGCGGTCCATAAAATAGTAAAGCAGCCATTGCAAAAGTCATCTCACACTTCGAAAGGTTATACATCTGCCCCTAGTAACTATAAACGGCAACAACCAACTTCGTTAGTGTCTAGTACCGTATCGTCGAAATCAAAAGGGCCGTGCCCTATTTGTAAAGGGTCTCATGCAATTTCGTCATGCCAAAAATTTACCGGGTGGTCCGCCGGCACTCGCGAAACGTGGGTCCGTGAAAACAGGCGATGTTTTCGTTGCTTGCGCGCTGGTCATTGGGCCCCAGAGTGCAAGTCACCGGTACAATGTGATAAGTGCTCGTATAAACATCATCCGTTATTACACTCGCGCGATAGAAATAACGGTTCAACATCTGACAATCAGGTACCGTGCGATGAACCGCCGTCTCAATCGTCCCTTCTTGGTAGTGACTGTCAGCAATCGTCATCGGTTATTTTAGGGACCGTTTTAGTCCACATTCGTGACTGTGGTGGTGTGTTGCACACTGTACGCGCTCTAGTCGACTCCGCTTCGCAAATAAGCGCGATCACCGCAGATTGCTCCGCTCAATTGGGCTTGAAAGTTACCCGTTGGACCGCCCCTGTATCTGGGTTATCAGGTGCGTCGGTACCCAACGTTAAGGGATTGGTAACTTGTGATATTCAACCTCGATTTTCGAACGaaccatttataaattttaccgcATGGGTGTTCCCCACAATTACCGTTAATATGCCTAGCCAGTCAATATCCAATCAGGTAGcagataagtataaaaatttagcCCTAGCAGATCCCTCGTTCACAATACCAAGTAAGGTTGATTTACTACTCGGCGCAGACATATTTGCGCGTATTCTGAACGGTAAACGTGTGTCAGTGGGTGACTCATATCCTGTAGCATTCGGTTCAATATTTGGTTGGATAATAATCGGGCCTGTCCCCTCTTCAAATAGTTATGTTTCCACTTCACATCACATCTCTTTGGTTTCTTCAATCGAATCTTTAATGGATAAGTTCTGGCAGGTTGAGGAACCAGAAACAGCTCCAGAGACCTTTACTTGTGACGGAAAATGTGAAGAGATGTTCCGTGATAAATGTTCACGTGACGAATCCGGGCGTTTTGTCGTACCCTTATTGTTCCGCCAAACGGTCGCGGACAATACCTTTTCTGGCTCGCGCGCTGTCGCGGTCAAACGTTTCGAGTCCCTTGAGCGAAAGCTCACATCAGACAGCCGACTTCGCGAGGCGTATTGTAAATTTATGGCTGAATACTTGTCTTTAGGACACATGTCCCCAGCTTCGTCTACAGGTTCATATTTTATCCCTCACCATGCTGTGTTCAAGTCTTCCGACCCACAAGATAAAATCCGTGTCGTATTTGACGCGTCCGCCCAATCGTTTTCTAGTACATCATTAAACCAATGTTTATTCGCGGGTCCAAAATTACAACAGGACGTTATTGATGTACTAATGCGGTTTCGTCTACCGCGTTACGCATTCACCGCggacattaataaaat CTATACGGGTGCTTCGAAAAATTGCCGAGTCCGATTGTGCGGACGTTCCCGCTGTCCGTGA
- the LOC132930630 gene encoding androgen-induced gene 1 protein-like: MELPSRYTTMEASSSSAKRSVAVVTSALHCWSYTEAERQHLFRVSRLFITSYYVYVSYYGLFVLDLNGVDHPTWGDLGSNWWWKCVSVWNLVLQVAYFIYCTVFIDYADSGPGKSWIKPRLQQNKKIRDFIFVSLVFPVTIDVCVMFWAICAVNKPLLFPNEMNNWIPDWYNHAVHTNPIVLTLFDMATTKHSLPKLIESTTGLFMLSGSYVTCLLYNKFTTGRWVYLIIGEVTASLTEVIIYFAVTAFIMPFMCLLIGHKMCSWFSSSKMEKKTLNVLRKKLS, translated from the exons atggaaTTACCGTCACGATACACGACTATGGaagcgtcgtcgtcgtcagcgAAGCGGTCTGTGGCCGTCGTGACTTCCGCGTTGCACTGTTGGTCGTACACAGAAGCGGAGCGCCAGCATCTGTTCAGGGTGTCCCGGTTGTTCATCACGTCTTATTACGTATACGTGTCGTACTACGGGCTGTTTGTATTGGACTTAAACGGCGTTGATCATCCCACGTGGGGCGATCTAGGTTCCAACTGGTGGTGGAAATGCGTCTCCGTGTGGAATCTG gtgTTGCAAGTTGCTTACTTTATTTATTGCACGGTATTCATAGATTATGCTGATTCTGGTCCTGGAAAATCGTGGATAAAACCACGGTTGCAACAAAACAAGAAAATAAGAGATTTCATATTTGTTAGCCTTGTATTTCCAGTAACAATT GATGTATGTGTTATGTTTTGGGCTATCTGTGCAGTGAACAAGCCGCTGCTGTTTCCAAACGAAATGAATAATTGGATACCGGATTGGTATAACCACGCTGTGCACACCAATCCGATTGTGTTAACGCTGTTCGATATGGCCACCACCAAGCATAGTCTACCCAAACTGATTGAATCCACGACCGGTTTGTTTATGCTGTCTGGCTCATACGTTACATG tttactttataataaatttacaactgGGAGATGGGTATATCTTATCATTGGAGAAGTTACAGCAAGTTTGACGGAAGTGATCATTTATTTTGCAGTAACGGCTTTTATCATGCCATTTATGTGTTTGCTAATTGGTCACAAAATGTGTTCATGGTTTTCAA gctcaaaaatggaaaaaaaaacattaaatgtcttaagaaaaaaactatcataa